In the genome of Tripterygium wilfordii isolate XIE 37 chromosome 19, ASM1340144v1, whole genome shotgun sequence, one region contains:
- the LOC119985411 gene encoding probable Ufm1-specific protease gives MEKPSENTSVRVVCPKLVFERSETALQWLVGSSLLPPPLTIISTFRCIHTLPDGSPDYQKESEDLRVLLLKGLDIIGALVVRSSNFESNASEAIVLARKLAKLLSNGENSDGQEMIGAVADVNSSDVHFFVPGSGNAPKLQSVNSVVHEEDPQKFVWERCCLLRCELPISLPFYYPINNQSDMERTFLSATEAIVAKFRDSQVAFMIETTNKVSMEIPQCLILRGKELTFDTDVSNIKHSGEDVQDSAGKPLTCANFCMKSESASASFSIENADILQVSVLLNTSEKSTESSAPVAEYIPGLEEARFSVAEFKLEVLCYAIKDFPITFAVSKLIIPGLVDQLNSMKKTLLPDLLMQHPQLRPYHFIPPGFLHPITVIYELNYGETEMKQVDVRRSLHLRLGLPFDRPLLRIANAFDLYMMKGSSRGSSIRKGSYLLKDVHVGIPSSGVSGGIVSLAQGSYEYHHYLQDGFDDSGWGCAYRSLQTIISWFRLQHYTSIDVPSHREIQQSLVEIGDKDPSFIGSREWIGAIELSFVLDKLLGVSCKVINVRSGAELPEKCRELALHFENQGTPIMIGGGVLAYTLLGVDYNEDSGDCAFLILDPHYTGNDDLKKIVNGGWCGWKKAVDSKGRNFFLHDKFYNLLLPQRPNMV, from the exons ATGGAGAAACCGAGCGAGAACACGAGTGTAAGAGTTGTGTGCCCTAAGTTGGTCTTCGAGAGAAGCGAAACTGCGCTCCAATGGCTGGTAGGATCATCGTTGCTGCCGCCGCCGCTCACCATAATCTCTACCTTCAGATGCATCCACACACTCCCGGATGGCTCTCCGGATTATCAAAAGGAATCAG AAGATCTGCGCGTTTTGCTTTTGAAAGGGCTCGATATAATTGGAGCATTGGTTGTTAGAAGCTCTAATTTCGAAAGTAATGCTTCTGAAGCTATCGTCCTCGCTCGTAAATTGGCAAAGCTTCTATCCAATGGAGAAAATTCGGATGGACAAGAGATGATTGGGGCTGTTGCGGACGTTAATTCAAGTGATGTTCACTTTTTTGTACCAGGAAGTGGAAACGCTCCCAAACTTCAGTCGGTTAATTCTGTTGTACATGAAGAAGATCCACAAAAGTTTGTTTGGGAGAGATGTTGTTTGCTTCGATGTGAACTCCCAATTAGCTTGCCATTCTATTATCCAATAAACAATCAATCTG ATATGGAAAGAACATTCTTGAGTGCAACTGAAGCAATTGTAGCCAAGTTTAGAGATTCCCAGGTTGCATTTATGATAGAAACGACAAACAAAGTCTCTATGGAAATACCTCAATGTCTCATTCTTCGCGGGAAGGAATTGACTTTTGACACGGATGTGTCGAACATCAAACATTCTGGCGAAGATGTGCAAGATTCAGCAGGGAAACCATTAACATGTGCAAACTTTTGTATGAAAAGTGAGTCTGCCTCAGCATCATTTTCTATAGAG AATGCAGATATACTCCAAGTAAGTGTTCTGCTTAATACTTCAGAAAAATCTACAGAATCGAGTGCACCCGTGGCAGAATATATTCCAG GTTTGGAAGAAGCACGATTTTCAGTCGCAGAGTTCAAGTTAGAAGTGCTTTGCTATGCCATTAAGGATTTTCCAATTACATTTGCGGTGTCAAAGTTGATCATTCCTGGATTAGTTGACCAGTTGAATTCAATGAAGAAGACACTTTTGCCCGATCTTTTGATGCAACACCCTCAG CTACGCCCATATCATTTTATTCCGCCCGGATTTCTGCATCCAATAACTGTAATCTACGAACTTAATTATGGAGAGACAGAGATGAAGCAAG TTGATGTTCGAAGATCTTTGCACTTGAGGCTGGGCTTACCTTTTGATCGTCCCCTCTTAAGGATTGCTAATGCCTTTGATCTTTATATGATGAAGGGTAGTTCAAGGGGCAGCTCTATACGAAAAG GCTCTTATTTGCTTAAAGATGTACATGTTGGGATACCTAGCAGTGGGG TCTCAGGGGGCATAGTTTCTTTGGCTCAAGGTTCTTATGAATACCATCATTATCTTCAAGATGGCTTTGACGACTCG GGCTGGGGTTGCGCTTACCGGTCTCTACAGACTATCATTTCATGGTTCAGGCTTCAACATTACACATCCATAGATGTTCCTTCTCATAG AGAAATACAGCAGTCGCTCGTGGAGATTGGTGATAAGGATCCTTCTTTCATAGGTTCACGTGAGTGGATAGGTGCCATTGAGTTGAGCTTTGTTTTGGACAAACTATTGGGT GTAAGTTGCAAAGTCATAAATGTCAGATCTGGAGCTGAGCTTCCTGAAAAATGCCGAGAACTAGCGTTGCACTTTGAGAATCAAGGAACACCCATTATGATAG GTGGTGGTGTTCTTGCATACACTCTTCTGGGAGTTGATTACAACGAAGACAGTGGAGATTGTGCATTCCTCATACTAGATCCTCACTACACAGGGAATGATGATCTGAAAAAAATTGTAAACGGCGGATGGTGCGGGTGGAAAAAAGCTGTTGATAGCAAGGGAAGGAATTTTTTCTTACATGATAAG
- the LOC119986039 gene encoding BTB/POZ and TAZ domain-containing protein 1-like codes for MEETHHYASTTAADDHYSQAPGTPEPDVEFLTSGGRCIPAHSTILASVSPVLENIIDRPRKHGSSERVIPILGVPCDAVSAFVRFLSSSRCTDEEIEKYGIHLLALSHVYLIPQLKQRCTRGIGQRLTTENVVDVLQLARLCDAPDLHLKSMKFISNNFKAVENTEGWEFLQDNDPWLELEILQFMDEAESRRKRSRRRREEQKLYLQLAEAMDCLEHICTEGCTNVGPYDIEPTKKREPCSKFATCEGLQMSIRHFATCKKRVNGGCVRCKRMWQILRLHSSICDQPGSCRVPLCRQFKLKMLQEKKSDDARWRLLVKKVVSAKAISSLSLPKRKREEMKETMEDQGIKNFRL; via the exons ATGGAAGAAACTCATCATTACGCATCAACCACCGCCGCCGATGACCATTACAGTCAAGCTCCAGGGACACCAGAGCCTGACGTCGAGTTCCTCACTTCCGGCGGCCGTTGCATTCCGGCTCACTCTACCATCCTG GCCTCTGTATCGCCGGTACTCGAAAATATCATAGATAGGCCACGGAAGCACGGAAGCTCCGAGAGAGTCATTCCGATTCTCGGCGTTCCGTGCGACGCCGTCTCCGCGTTCGTTCGATTCCTTTCCTCCTCCAG GTGCACCGACGAGGAGATAGAGAAGTACGGGATTCATCTATTGGCGCTATCTCACGTGTACTTGATACCTCAACTGAAGCAGAGGTGCACAAGAGGGATTGGTCAGCGGTTGACGACTGAGAATGTGGTGGATGTGCTTCAATTGGCTAGGCTCTGCGATGCACCTGATCTTCACCTCAAATCCATGAAATTTATCTCTAACAATTTCAAGGCTGTAGAGAACACTGAAGGATGGGAGTTCTTGCAAGATAATGATCCTTGGCTCGAGCTCGAGATTCTTCAATTTATGGATGAGGCTGAATCC AGGAGAAAGAGATCGAGAAGGCGCAGAGAGGAGCAGAAACTGTATCTGCAGCTAGCAGAGGCCATGGATTGTTTGGAGCACATATGTACAGAAGGTTGTACAAATGTTGGTCCTTATGACATAGAACCCACCAAGAAGAGAGAGCCCTGCAGCAAGTTCGCAACTTGTGAAGGTCTTCAGATGTCGATCCGACACTTTGCTACTTGTAAGAAGCGGGTTAATGGAGGCTGTGTAAGATGCAAGCGAATGTGGCAGATTCTTCGACTCCACTCATCAATTTGTGACCAACCTGGTTCTTGCAGAGTCCCACTTTGCAG GCAATTCAAATTGAAAATGCTGCAAGAGAAGAAGAGTGATGATGCTAGGTGGAGGCTACTTGTGAAGAAGGTGGTTTCTGCAAAAGCAATATCTTCACTCTCTCTTccaaagaggaagagagaggaaATGAAGGAAACAATGGAAGATCAAGGAATCAAAAACTTTAGACTTTGA
- the LOC119985989 gene encoding autophagy-related protein 16, with the protein MSREQIAREAIEHALKALRKRHLLEEGAHAPAYTALTKPILSQGSEWKEKADNLEVELHQCYKAQSRLSDQLVAEVAESRASKALLQEKEAIIADLQKELTQTRDEFSQLKMELDEKVKAVELLVSENKELRAQLEEMTIKAKNAEAENKMLVDRWMLQKMQDAERLNEANAIYEDMVDRLRASGLEKFARQQVDGVVRQSEDGAEFYVESTIPSTCKNKIIAHEGGCASILFEDNSSKLISGGQDRSIKLWDTNTGSLSRTLYGCLGSVLDLTITHDNSSVIAASSSNNLYVWDVNSGRVRHTLTGHMDKVCAVDVSKISSRHVVSAAYDRSIKVWDLQKGYCTSTIIFASNCNALCFSVDGQTICSGHVDGNLRLWDIQTGKLLSEVAAHSLAITSISLSRNGNVVLTSGRDNLHNLFDMRSLEVCGTLRASGNRVASNWSRSCLSPDDNYVASGSVDGSVYIWSVSKGDIVGSLKEHNAPVLCCSWSGLGKPLASSDKSGVVHTWT; encoded by the exons GGTTCAGAATGGAAGGAAAAGGCTGATAACTTGGAGGTGGAACTCCACCAATGTTACAAAGCTCAGTCTCGATTATCGGACCAACTTGTGGCAGAAGTGGCTGAGTCCAGAGCTTCAAAAGCTTtactacaagagaaagaagcGATAATTGCTGATCTACAAAAGGAGTTGACTCAAACAAG AGATGAATTCTCTCAACTGAAGATGGAACTAGATGAAAAAGTGAAAGCTGTAGAATTGCTTGTGAGTGAGAACAAGGAACTCAGAGCACAACTGGAAGAGATGACTATTAAAGCTAAGAATGCGGAGGCTGAAAATAAGATGCTAGTTGATCGTTGGATGCTTCAAAAGATGCAGGATGCTGAACGCCTTAATGAG gcAAATGCGATTTATGAAGACATGGTTGATCGGCTTAGGGCCAGTGGCTTGGAGAAATTTGCTCGGCAACAAGTGGATGGTGTGGTCAGACAAAGTGAGGATGGTGCTGAGTTCTATGTGGAATCAACCATCCCATCAACATGCAAGAACAAGATTATTGCACATGAAGGTGGTTGTGCCTCTATATTGTTTGAGGATAATTCTAGTAAATTGATCAGTGGGGGACAGGACCGGTCGATCAAATTGTGGGATACAAATACTGGATCACTTAGTCGTACTCTCTATGGTTGCCTCGGCTCTGTTCTTGATCTTACCATCACCCATGACAATAGTTCTGTCATTGCAGCAAGCAGTTCAAACAACTTGTATGTGTGGGATGTCAACTCGGGGCGGGTCCGCCATACACTCACTGGTCACATGGATAAAGTGTGTGCGGTAGATGTCAGCAAAATTTCAAGTCGTCATGTTGTGAGTGCAGCTTATGATCGTAGTATAAAAGTGTGGGATTTGCAAAAAGGTTACTGCACTAGCACAATCATTTTTGCCAGCAACTGCAATGCCCTTTGCTTCAGCGTGGATGGACAGACCATATGTTCAGGTCATGTTGATGGGAATCTCCGTTTATGGGATATTCAGACAGGAAAGCTACTTAGTGAAGTAGCTGCGCATTCGCTTGCTATTACATCTATATCACTGTCTCGAAATGGAAATGTAGTATTGACAAGTGGTAGAGACAACTTGCACAATTTATTTGATATGCGTTCGTTGGAAGTTTGTGGTACATTAAGAGCTTCTGGCAACAGGGTTGCATCTAATTGGAGCCGATCTTGTTTAAGTCCAGATGATAACTATGTTGCTTCTGGTTCGGTTGATGGATCTGTCTATATTTGGTCGGTATCAAAAGGTGATATAGTGGGTTCCTTGAAGGAACACAATGCACCTGTCCTATGTTGCTCATGGAGTGGGCTTGGAAAACCACTAGCTTCTTCTGACAAGAGTGGAGTAGTTCATACCTGGACATAA
- the LOC119985412 gene encoding protein STICHEL-like 2 has product MTDGRRRSVDIPICRTIVALRRVRSLRDPSTLSTSKFSSLVDNLSWENLGNGITLQFGNGFHGGGLDHNGFLRPRNLSISGQKEEHPDDFDLRRSFGKSRLTSCDNFCWEENADAITRKQFEVLDNFGSNQDEVHEYRTLSERNRGNHRDEGLPLSFVVPNSNPLDDVDSCTGLDASIQKSHLRNLVKKSEAVGDVASHVGSPCASTGDALSSFSTPLLANEDVDGYDDNHVGCRIGSCWAGTPRFRESNPYSHVEDHPLSSVDENERGLSRPRIWKPINRDITPYSETPRSLSQKFRPLFFDELVGQNVVVRALLGSICRGRISSLYLFHGPCGTGKTSASRIFAAALNCLSLEEQKPCGLCRECNIFFSGKSKDVQDVDSVRINRTERVKSLIKNAVIPPVSSRFKVFIVDECHLLHGDTWAAVLNSLDKLPQHVVFVMVTLELDKLPQSAVTRSQKYHFPKINVSDISRRLGKICVEEGLEFDQVALDFVAAKSNGSIREAEMTLDQLSLLGKKITTALVYELIGMVSEEELLDLLHLALSSDISNTVVRARELMRSRIDPMQLMSQLASIIMDILAGAFEEGGTEARRNFSRRHNSEADVEKLSNALKILSETEKQLKVSKNQTTWLTVALLHLSSEPSFLDTNDLKSSSRTAHDTDGDCCSTSPTGESLRQLIACPCEDNKSHKLGLQKNCKGTLELIWKRATELCQSNSLKTFLQKQGKLSSICVGQGMAVIELEFHHPHYVSRAEKSWKVIASSLQAILGCNVEIRINLSICPDLKCSKVKKPIFSLLSCSRRMQQKLHLSTQHGSESDISDYASEKPMITERHILTCSSDVGSQTRHGFCHRMESSKALRNSEGNLLSAGRILLRKSPQQNCFPGVLRFQKKLCSSDTLQMTCMGNRHQNELALSICDTDPYIFCPSSNNCINNSKREHGLEEENQPQASSLIHWLLPCGAGR; this is encoded by the exons ATGACGGATGGGCGGCGGCGTTCTGTTGATATTCCTATTTGTAGAACTATTGTGGCACTTAGGAGAGTGAGGTCACTGAGGGATCCATCAACTTTATCTACAAGCAAATTTTCTTCTCTAGTTGATAATCTGAGCTGGGAAAATTTGGGTAATGGGATTACGCTGCAATTTGGAAATGGTTTCCATGGTGGCGGTTTGGATCATAATGGGTTCTTGAGACCAAGAAATTTAAGTATTAGTGGACAGAAAGAGGAACATCCAGACGATTTTGATTTGCGTCGAAGTTTTGGAAAATCTAGATTGACTTCATGTGATAATTTTTGTTGGGAAGAAAACGCGGATGCCATTACAAGGAAACAGTTTGAAGTTTTGGATAATTTTGGATCAAATCAAGATGAAGTTCATGAATACAGAACTTTGAGCGAGAGAAATCGTGGGAATCATAGGGATGAAGGATTGCCGCTAAGCTTTGTTGTGCCTAACAGTAATCCTTTGGACGATGTAGATTCTTGTACTGGATTAGATGCTTCAATACAGAAATCCCACTTAAGAAATTTAGTAAAAAAATCTGAGGCTGTAGGTGATGTTGCAAGTCATGTAGGTAGTCCATGTGCATCCACAGGTGATGCATTATCAAGTTTTAGCACACCCTTACTTGCAAATGAAGATGTTGATGGTTATGATGACAATCATGTTGGTTGTCGGATTGGCAGCTGCTGGGCAGGAACCCCAAGATTCCGAGAATCAAATCCTTATAGCCATGTGGAAGACCATCCCTTATCATCCGTAGATGAAAATGAAAGGGGTCTTTCCAGGCCAAGAATTTGGAAACCAATTAATAGAGACATAACTCCATATTCAGAAACTCCAAGAAGTTTGAGCCAAAAGTTTAGACCACTATTTTTCGATGAATTGGTGGGGCAAAATGTAGTAGTGAGGGCTCTTTTGGGTTCTATCTGTAGAGGAAGAATAAGTTCCTTGTATCTTTTTCACGGTCCCTGTGGTACGGGCAAGACCTCTGCCTCTAGAATTTTTGCTGCTGCATTGAATTGCCTCTCACTCGAAGAGCAAAAGCCATGTGGCCTTTGCCGAGAAtgtaatattttcttttctgggAAGAGCAAGGATGTGCAGGATGTGGATTCTGTGAGAATCAACCGGACTGAAAGAGTGAAATCCCTAATAAAGAATGCGGTTATCCCTCCAGTTTCATCGCGCTTTAAGGTTTTCATTGTTGATGAATGCCATTTGTTGCATGGAGACACCTGGGCGGCAGTTCTGAATAGTCTAGACAAACTTCCTCAACATGTGGTTTTTGTAATGGTTACTCTTGAACTGGATAAGTTACCACAAAGTGCAGTGACACGGTCTCAGAAATATCATTTTCCGAAGATAAATGTTTCTGATATTTCAAGGAGATTGGGAAAAATATGTGTTGAAGAGGGTCTTGAATTTGACCAGGTTGCTTTGGATTTTGTTGCTGCTAAATCTAATGGTTCAATTAGGGAGGCAGAAATGACGCTTGATCAGCTGAGTTTGCTcggaaaaaaaatcacaacgGCTTTGGTCTACGAGCTT ATTGGAATGGTTTCTGAAGAGGAACTGCTTGATTTGCTGCATCTAGCTTTGTCTTCTGACATTTCAAACACAGTAGTAAGGGCCAGGGAGCTGATGAGATCCAGGATTGACCCTATGCAGCTCATGTCACAGCTTGCAAGTATAATCATGGACATTCTTGCAGGTGCATTTGAAGAAGGTGGTACTGAAGCCAGAAGAAATTTTTCAAGAAGGCATAATT CCGAAGCGGATGTGGAGAAATTGAGCAATGCATTGAAAATACTGTCTGAAACTGAAAAGCAATTGAAGGTGTCAAAAAATCAAACCACGTGGCTTACGGTGGCCTTACTACATTTAAGTTCAGAGCCTTCTTTCTTGGATACAAATGACTTGAAGTCAAGTTCAAGAACTGCACATGACACAG ATGGCGATTGTTGCAGCACCTCGCCCACTGGGGAGAGTTTGAGGCAACTCATCGCTTGTCCATGTGAGGACAATAAGTCACATAAGTTAGGATTACAGAAGAACTGTAAAGGAACATTGGAATTAATTTGGAAGAGAGCGACGGAGTTATGCCAGTCAAATTCACTCAAGACGTTTCTGCAGAAACAAGGGAAGTTGTCTTCCATTTGTGTTGGTCAAG GTATGGCAGTTATTGAATTGGAGTTCCACCATCCTCACTATGTATCGAGGGCTGAGAAGTCGTGGAAAGTAATTGCAAGTTCCCTTCAGGCAATCTTGGGCTGTAATGTGGAGATTCGGATCAATCTTTCaatttgtccggatttaaagTGTTCTAAAGTGAAGAAGCCGATTTTCAGTTTGCTTAGCTGTTCTCGTAGGATGCAGCAGAAGCTACATTTAAGCACTCAACATGGTAGTGAGTCGGACATTTCTGATTATGCCTCTGAAAAGCCAATGATTACAGAGAGACACATTTTAACTTGTTCTTCTGATGTTGGATCTCAAACGCGCCATGGATTTTGTCATAGAATGGAAAGTAGCAAGGCTTTGAGAAACAGTGAAGGAAATTTACTGAGCGCGGGGAGAATCTTGTTACGGAAGTCACCTCAGCAGAACTGTTTTCCAGGGGTTCTGAGGTTTCAGAAGAAGTTGTGTTCATCAGACACTTTGCAGATGACATGTATGGGAAACCGACATCAAAACGAGTTGGCATTATCGATCTGTGACACTGATCCTTACATTTTCTGCCCCAGCTCGAACAACTGCATTAACAACTCCAAAAGGGAACATGG GCTTGAGGAGGAGAATCAACCACAAGCTTCGTCCTTGATTCACTGGCTTCTTCCCTGTGGTGCCGGAAGATAA
- the LOC119986318 gene encoding vignain-like, whose product MKNLYLVVVLLALVLSIAESFDFQENELESEDSLWDLYERWRSHHTVSRSIDEKNKRFNVFKKNVKHVHETNKMDKPYKLRLNKFADLTNHEFKTMYAGSKIKHHMMFRGAPSGSGSFMYANVENVPATVDWRKKGAVVAVKDQGQCGSCWAFSTVVAVEGINQIKTKKLVSLSEQELIDCDTQQNQGCNGGLMEYAFEFIKKKGGITTESNYPYKAEDGSCDASKENAPAVSIDGHESVPENNEDALLKAAANQPVSVAIDAGGSDFQFYSEGVFTGKCGTELNHGVAVVGYGTTLDGSKYWIVRNSWGAEWGEKGYIRMQRGISHKEGLCGIAMEASYPIKKSSTNPKPSSPIKDEL is encoded by the exons ATGAAGAATTTATATCTAGTTGTGGTATTGCTTGCTTTGGTTCTCAGCATTGCTGAGAGCTTTGATTTCCAGGAGAATGAATTGGAATCAGAAGATAGTTTGTGGGATTTGTATGAGAGGTGGAGGAGCCATCACACGGTTTCTCGCAGCATTGATGAGAAAAACAAGCGTTTCAATGTGTTCAAGAAGAATGTCAAGCATGTCCATGAAACTAACAAGATGGACAAGCCATATAAGCTGAGGCTTAACAAGTTTGCAGATTTGACTAACCATGAATTCAAGACCATGTATGCAGGATCCAAGATCAAGCATCACATGATGTTCCGTGGAGCACCAAGTGGATCAGGGAGCTTCATGTATGCCAATGTGGAGAACGTACCTGCCACAGTCGATTGGAGGAAGAAAGGTGCAGTCGTTGCTGTCAAAGACCAAGGCCAATGTG GTAGCTGCTGGGCGTTTTCAACTGTTGTGGCAGTTGAGGGCATCAATCAGATTAAGACCAAGAAGCTTGTATCTTTGTCTGAGCAAGAATTGATAGACTGTGATACCCAACAGAACCAAGGTTGCAATGGAGGGCTCATGGAGTACGCTTTTGAGTTCATTAAGAAAAAGGGAGGCATAACTACTGAGTCTAATTACCCTTATAAAGCTGAAGATGGAAGTTGCGATGCGTCGAAG GAGAATGCTCCAGCAGTGTCAATTGATGGGCATGAGAGCGTGCCAGAGAACAATGAGGATGCACTGCTTAAGGCTGCAGCAAATCAACCTGTATCCGTGGCCATAGATGCTGGAGGTTCAGATTTCCAGTTCTACTCTGAG GGAGTATTTACCGGAAAATGTGGAACAGAGCTGAACCATGGAGTGGCAGTTGTTGGGTATGGAACAACTCTTGATGGATCCAAGTACTGGATTGTGAGGAACTCCTGGGGAGCTGAATGGGGAGAGAAGGGTTACATCAGGATGCAGCGTGGAATCTCCCACAAAGAAGGTCTCTGTGGCATTGCAATGGAGGCTTCATATCCCATCAAGAAATCTTCCACCAATCCTAAGCCATCTTCTCCCATCAAGGATGAACTATGA
- the LOC119985056 gene encoding probable pectate lyase 18 translates to MPSPSLTLLFLLCLLTPSLISSRPLQDPDFVVQEVHRAINDTRRDLGYLSCGTGNPIDDCWRCDPNWEKNRQRLADCAIGFGKSAVGGRDGQIYVVTDPSDNDAVNPKPGTLRYAVIQDEPLWIIFARDMTIKLKEELIMNSFKTIDGRGASVHIAGGPCITIQYVTNIIIHGLNIHDCKPGGNAMVRSSPRHYGFRTISDGDGVSIFGGSHVWVDHCSLSNCKDGLIDAIEGSTAITISNNYMTHHDKVMLLGHSDSYTQDKNMQVTIAFNHFGEGLVQRMPRCRHGYFHVVNNDYTHWEMYAIGGSADPTINSQGNRFVAPNTQFSKEVTKHEDAPISEWKNWNWRSEGDLLMNGAFFTPSGAGASSSYAKASSLGARPSSLVATLTGSAGSLNCRKGSRC, encoded by the exons ATGCCGAGCCCCTCGCTCACTCTGCTCTTCCTCCTCTGCCTCCTTACCCCATCCCTCATTTCCTCCAGACCACTCCAGGACCCAGATTTTGTCGTACAAGAAGTTCACAG GGCAATTAATGATACCAGGAGGGACTTGGGTTATCTCTCGTGTGGGACGGGCAATCCGATCGACGACTGCTGGCGTTGCGACCCCAATTGGGAGAAGAACCGCCAGCGGCTAGCCGATTGCGCGATTGGGTTCGGTAAGAGCGCAGTCGGAGGACGGGATGGTCAGATTTACGTTGTCACGGACCCTAGTGACAATGACGCGGTGAACCCCAAACCAGGGACCCTAAGGTATGCTGTGATCCAGGACGAGCCATTATGGATCATTTTTGCTCGGGACATGACCATAAAGCTAAAGGAGGAATTGATCATGAATTCTTTCAAGACAATCGACGGCAGAGGAGCCAGCGTACACATTGCCGGTGGTCCATGTATTACTATACAGTATGTGACTAACATTATTATACATGGATTGAATATTCATGATTGTAAGCCAGGAGGGAATGCTATGGTGCGGAGCTCACCACGGCATTACGGGTTTAGAACCATATCGGATGGCGACGGTGTGTCGATTTTTGGTGGGAGCCACGTGTGGGTGGACCATTGTTCATTGTCGAATTGCAAGGATGGACTGATTGATGCCATTGAAGGGTCCACTGCCATCACTATTTCAAACAATTACATGACTCACCATGATAAAGTCATGTTGTTGGGCCACAGCGATTCCTACACTCAAGACAAGAACATGCAAGTTACTATTGCCTTTAATCACTTTGGTGAAGGGCTAGTCCAGAGAATGCCAAG ATGTAGGCATGGGTACTTCCATGTGGTGAACAATGACTACACCCATTGGGAAATGTATGCAATTGGAGGGAGTGCTGATCCAACAATTAACAGTCAAGGCAACAGATTTGTTGCTCCTAATACTCAATTCAGTAAAGAAGTGACAAAGCATGAAGATGCGCCAATAAGTGAGTGGAAGAATTGGAACTGGAGGTCAGAAGGAGACTTGTTGATGAATGGTGCATTCTTTACACCATCTGGTGCAGGGGCTTCTTCAAGCTATGCCAAAGCTTCTAGCTTGGGTGCAAGACCTTCTTCACTTGTTGCTACTCTCACTGGCAGTGCAGGATCACTTAATTGCAGAAAGGGTTCCCGCTGCTGA
- the LOC119986320 gene encoding peptide methionine sulfoxide reductase-like — MAIDTTNSALELDLVNPEPGHEFAQFGAGCFWGVELAFQRVLGVLKTEVGYSQGHVPDPNYKLVCSGTTNHVEVVRVQFDPQVCPYTNLLSVFWGRHDPTTVNRQGGDVGTQYRSGIYYYNETQARLARESMEAKQLELKENKIVTEILPANRFYRAEEYHQQYLEKGGRRGLKQSADKGCNDPIRCYG; from the exons ATGGCGATCGACACGACAAACTCTGCTTTGGAGCTGGACTTGGTCAATCCTGAACCGGGACACGAATTCGCCCAATTTGGAGCCGGGTGCTTTTGGGGAGTGGAGTTGGCGTTCCAAAGAGTGTTGGGGGTTCTGAAAACAGAGGTCGGGTATTCCCAGGGTCACGTCCCGGATCCGAATTACAAATTGGTATGCTCAGGAACTACCAACCACGTCGAGGTTGTTCGGGTCCAGTTTGACCCGCAAGTGTGCCCATATACCAATCTCCTCTCTGTTTTCTGGGGCCGACATGATCCCACAACTGTCAATCGTCAG GGCGGGGATGTGGGTACGCAATATAGATCTGGTATATACTACTACAATGAGACCCAAGCTCGCTTAGCCAGAGAGTCAATGGAGGCGAAGCAGCTGGAGctcaaggaaaacaaaattgtgACAGAAATTCTTCCAGCGAATAGGTTTTACAGAGCAGAGGAATACCATCAGCAGTATCTGGAAAAAGGAGGACGTCGTGGCCTAAAGCAATCTGCTGATAAGGGTTGCAATGATCCCATTAGATGCTATGGTTGA